The Miltoncostaea oceani genome includes a region encoding these proteins:
- a CDS encoding glycosyltransferase family 4 protein, producing MTGATGAPGGRHAAAARPTPLMLGMGWFPDQPGGLNRYFRDLHTALAADGTTAPSVVIGPADDAPDEVRAVSGNHAPLPARVWGYAAAARARAADAGLIDAHFALYGLAAVRMPGLRRLPVVVHFHGPWAAEGHATGAARNVAVKRIVERLAYRRGRHFITLSRAFRQTLVETYGIAPWHVSVVPPGVDLDRFTPGDGGERARLGVPEDAWTAVVARRLVPRMGIDVLLRAWAALGDTDDGRRLLTIVGDGPLRPELERLAADLDVSSSVRFTGRVTDEALRDWYRAADVCVVPTVALEGFGLVVVEALACGTPTVVSDVGGLPEATAGLGGAVVVPAGDGGALADRLGAARDGSRPLPAPAECRAHAERFGWDVAVATHRRIYEAVTRGTPRTRARVVFLDHCAALSGGELALARTIPALERVDAHVILAEEGPLVELLRDRGISVEVLTMDEDARGLGRGRVTPGGVPLGAAWASAAHVAALVRRLRRLRPDLVHTNSLKAAVYGAAAGRVAGVPVIWHVRDRIAADYLPAAAVRLIRGMARTLPSAIIANSETTRAELPAVSCPVEVIPSPVPAAVASPADRDAGEPFRVGLVGRIAPWKGQHLFIDAFARAFGEGREEGAIIGSPLFGEEEYAQEVRQASARLGLGDRVSFRGFREDVPAELARLDVLVHASTIPEPLGQTVLEGMAAGLPVVVPDAGGPAEVVIDGANGMHYPLGDPAGMADALRRLRDDHGLRSRLGAAAPAALHRFAPEVVGARIEALYARVLDTGPGRSA from the coding sequence ATGACCGGCGCCACGGGGGCGCCGGGCGGCCGCCACGCGGCGGCGGCTCGGCCCACGCCCCTGATGCTCGGGATGGGGTGGTTCCCCGACCAGCCCGGCGGTCTCAACAGGTACTTCCGCGACCTGCACACGGCCCTCGCGGCCGACGGCACGACGGCGCCCTCCGTCGTGATCGGCCCCGCCGACGACGCGCCGGACGAGGTCCGTGCGGTGTCGGGCAACCACGCGCCGCTCCCCGCACGGGTCTGGGGCTACGCCGCCGCAGCCCGTGCCCGGGCCGCGGACGCGGGGCTCATCGACGCCCACTTCGCCCTGTACGGCCTCGCGGCGGTGCGGATGCCCGGGCTCCGCAGGCTCCCCGTCGTCGTGCACTTCCATGGTCCGTGGGCGGCCGAGGGACACGCCACCGGCGCCGCTCGGAATGTCGCCGTCAAACGCATCGTCGAACGCCTCGCCTACCGGCGCGGGCGCCACTTCATCACCCTGTCGCGCGCCTTCCGGCAGACGCTCGTCGAGACCTACGGGATCGCCCCGTGGCACGTCTCGGTCGTGCCGCCGGGGGTCGACCTCGATCGGTTCACCCCGGGTGACGGCGGCGAACGGGCCCGCCTCGGCGTCCCGGAGGACGCATGGACGGCCGTGGTCGCCCGACGCCTCGTGCCCCGGATGGGTATCGACGTCCTGCTCCGCGCGTGGGCGGCCCTCGGGGACACGGACGACGGCCGACGCCTCCTCACGATCGTGGGGGACGGTCCGCTGCGCCCCGAACTGGAGCGACTCGCCGCCGACCTCGACGTCTCGTCGAGCGTGCGCTTCACGGGACGTGTCACCGACGAGGCCCTGCGCGACTGGTACCGCGCCGCCGATGTCTGCGTGGTCCCCACCGTCGCGCTGGAGGGGTTCGGGCTGGTCGTCGTCGAGGCGCTCGCCTGCGGGACGCCGACCGTCGTCTCCGACGTCGGGGGACTCCCCGAGGCGACCGCGGGCCTCGGTGGCGCCGTCGTGGTGCCGGCGGGCGACGGAGGCGCGCTCGCGGACCGGCTCGGCGCCGCCCGCGACGGCAGCCGTCCGCTGCCGGCCCCGGCCGAGTGCCGGGCCCACGCGGAGCGCTTCGGGTGGGATGTCGCGGTCGCGACCCACCGACGCATCTACGAGGCGGTCACGCGTGGCACACCGAGGACACGGGCGCGGGTGGTCTTCCTGGACCACTGCGCCGCGTTGTCGGGTGGCGAGCTCGCCCTGGCCCGGACGATTCCGGCCCTGGAGCGGGTCGACGCCCACGTGATCCTCGCGGAGGAGGGTCCCCTCGTCGAACTGCTGCGCGACCGCGGCATCTCCGTGGAGGTGCTGACGATGGACGAGGACGCACGTGGCCTGGGGCGTGGGAGGGTGACGCCGGGTGGCGTGCCCCTCGGTGCGGCGTGGGCGTCGGCCGCCCACGTCGCCGCCCTGGTCCGCCGACTGCGGCGGCTGCGGCCGGACCTCGTCCACACGAACTCCCTGAAGGCGGCGGTCTACGGCGCGGCCGCCGGGCGCGTCGCCGGTGTCCCCGTGATCTGGCACGTACGTGACCGCATCGCGGCGGACTATCTGCCCGCCGCCGCCGTCCGCCTCATCCGGGGGATGGCGCGGACCCTGCCGAGCGCGATCATCGCCAACAGCGAGACCACCCGGGCGGAGCTGCCGGCGGTGTCGTGCCCCGTCGAGGTGATCCCGAGTCCCGTCCCGGCCGCGGTGGCGTCGCCGGCGGACCGCGACGCGGGGGAGCCCTTCCGGGTCGGACTCGTGGGTCGGATCGCGCCGTGGAAGGGGCAGCACCTCTTCATCGACGCCTTCGCGCGCGCGTTCGGCGAGGGTCGCGAGGAGGGGGCGATCATCGGTTCGCCCCTCTTCGGTGAGGAGGAGTACGCACAGGAGGTGCGGCAGGCGAGCGCGCGGCTCGGTCTGGGCGACCGCGTCTCCTTCCGCGGGTTCCGCGAGGACGTCCCCGCCGAGCTGGCGCGCCTCGACGTCCTGGTGCACGCCTCGACGATCCCCGAACCGCTCGGGCAGACGGTGCTCGAGGGGATGGCGGCCGGTCTCCCGGTCGTCGTGCCCGACGCGGGCGGCCCGGCGGAGGTCGTCATCGACGGCGCGAACGGCATGCACTACCCCCTCGGCGACCCCGCCGGTATGGCGGATGCGCTGCGGCGGCTTCGCGACGACCACGGCCTGCGCAGCCGTCTGGGGGCGGCGGCGCCGGCCGCGCTGCACCGTTTCGCGCCGGAGGTCGTGGGCGCACGGATCGAGGCGCTGTACGCGCGCGTCCTGGACACGGGGCCCGGCCGGTCCGCATGA
- a CDS encoding sugar transferase, producing MLWDIVTTAAAFSLTTRIDGLSPTPAGAVASDDTSLTGTFEPAAIAFVAFALIGLAMIRDRETGLGGRVSTMFRLGAIAGVSLWATLLTASAAGWAVDLDQFLVISLTLPVAWIVGRLLLDRPRRERVLLLGSGKVASHLTALALRHPESRFDVIGWLDDEPGEDEESAQAVIGRLDDLPRILVEGQVDRIVVCFSMASDARIAAVLRDADAYRVNVDVVPRMFDLVGPATESRLIGGLPLLSVTGGRQRISQGMAKRAFDLAAASVLVVLTLPVMALVAVAVKLDSPGPVLYRSARLGRSGTTFSMLKFRTMSVGADAAHGDHAADLLGGHLKRPDDPRVTRLGRMLRRFSLDELPQLLNILGGSMSLVGPRPVLLSEAQGIEGWASRRHNVRPGVTGLWQVLGRSTIPWHERMQLDYTYARHWSMGFDIKILASTFVAVVSRRGAF from the coding sequence TTGCTGTGGGACATCGTCACGACGGCGGCGGCGTTCTCCCTTACGACGCGGATCGACGGCCTCAGTCCCACGCCCGCAGGTGCCGTGGCGTCGGACGACACGAGCCTGACGGGCACGTTCGAGCCCGCGGCGATCGCATTCGTGGCCTTCGCGCTGATCGGGCTGGCGATGATCCGCGATCGCGAGACGGGCCTCGGTGGGCGAGTCAGCACGATGTTCCGGCTGGGCGCGATCGCCGGAGTGTCGCTGTGGGCGACGCTCCTCACGGCGTCGGCGGCCGGGTGGGCCGTCGACCTCGATCAGTTCCTCGTCATCTCGCTGACCCTGCCGGTCGCATGGATCGTGGGCCGCCTACTTCTCGACCGTCCCCGGCGCGAGAGGGTGCTGCTGCTGGGCAGCGGGAAGGTCGCCTCGCACCTGACGGCGCTCGCGCTCCGCCACCCCGAGAGCCGCTTCGACGTCATCGGCTGGCTCGACGACGAGCCGGGGGAGGACGAGGAGAGCGCGCAGGCCGTGATCGGGCGCCTCGACGACCTCCCCCGGATCCTCGTGGAGGGCCAGGTCGATCGCATCGTGGTGTGCTTCTCGATGGCGAGCGACGCGCGCATCGCCGCGGTCCTCCGCGACGCCGACGCGTACCGCGTGAACGTGGACGTGGTCCCGCGCATGTTCGATCTCGTCGGGCCCGCCACGGAGAGTCGCCTGATCGGCGGACTCCCGCTCCTGTCGGTGACGGGTGGCCGGCAGAGGATCAGCCAGGGGATGGCGAAGCGGGCGTTCGATCTCGCCGCGGCGAGCGTCCTCGTGGTCCTGACGCTCCCGGTGATGGCGCTCGTCGCCGTCGCGGTCAAGCTCGACTCGCCCGGCCCCGTCCTCTACCGCTCGGCTCGGCTCGGACGGAGCGGCACCACGTTCTCGATGCTGAAGTTCCGGACGATGAGCGTCGGGGCGGACGCCGCCCACGGCGACCATGCGGCAGACCTGCTGGGTGGGCACCTCAAGCGCCCGGACGACCCGCGGGTGACCCGCCTCGGCCGCATGCTGCGTCGTTTCAGCCTCGACGAGCTCCCCCAGTTGCTGAACATCCTGGGCGGCTCGATGAGCCTCGTCGGTCCCCGTCCCGTGCTGCTCTCGGAGGCCCAGGGCATCGAGGGGTGGGCGAGCCGCCGCCACAACGTCCGTCCGGGCGTGACGGGCCTCTGGCAGGTGCTCGGTCGCAGCACGATCCCCTGGCACGAGCGGATGCAGCTCGACTACACGTACGCCCGCCACTGGTCGATGGGCTTCGACATCAAGATCCTGGCGAGCACGTTCGTCGCCGTCGTCTCGCGCCGGGGGGCGTTCTGA
- a CDS encoding polysaccharide biosynthesis tyrosine autokinase, translating into METGRESSLSEPLALKRILAILRRRWWIVALAAVIVPVVAVFISSRQDPVYQSSADVLINQQNLAAVLTGTTDFSISRDPARITETQARIARSPEVAKLTVETVGVPELGAGGLLGSSSVTPDSKSDLLTFSVSQGDADLAGRLATEYARQYIAYRLRLDTSAIAEARTELAGRIAEVRAEGGSDALLTELTGNLQTLQTLSSLQTSNAVMVREAGSGSQTSPNPRRNGLLGLGLGLILGVGLAFLRESLDNRVRSAEEISDRLGLTLLARLPEPPRRMRTTNRLVMMDDPGSVQAEAFRMLRTNLDFVNADRRARTIAVTSAVNDEGKSTSAANLAVVLALAGSRVILVDLDLRRPTVHRFFGLPDRPGVTDVAVEDLDLSEALVDVPLELDDRSSAVPRNGAPGHRPGLAVLPSGPIPRDAGELAASRALGSLLARLRDQCDVVIIDTPPLLRVGDTMALSVYVDALVIVARMNVVSRPMLAEVSRLLRRMRAVKLGVVVTGAQTGDAYGGAYYGYGQKEALAAPPRERSPR; encoded by the coding sequence ATGGAGACCGGACGCGAGTCGAGCCTCTCCGAACCCCTCGCACTCAAGCGCATTCTGGCGATCCTGCGCCGGCGGTGGTGGATCGTGGCACTCGCCGCCGTCATCGTCCCGGTGGTCGCGGTGTTCATCTCGTCACGGCAGGACCCGGTCTACCAGTCCAGCGCGGACGTCCTGATCAACCAGCAGAACCTCGCGGCGGTCCTGACGGGGACCACCGACTTCTCGATCTCACGCGACCCGGCGCGCATCACCGAGACCCAGGCGCGGATCGCCCGCTCACCCGAGGTCGCCAAGCTCACGGTCGAGACGGTCGGCGTGCCCGAGCTGGGCGCCGGCGGGCTGCTCGGCTCGTCGTCGGTCACCCCCGACAGCAAATCCGACCTGCTGACGTTCAGCGTGTCCCAGGGCGACGCGGATCTGGCGGGGCGCCTCGCGACCGAGTACGCCCGCCAGTACATCGCCTACCGGCTCCGTCTGGACACGTCGGCGATCGCCGAGGCCCGGACCGAGCTGGCGGGTCGCATCGCGGAGGTGAGAGCCGAGGGCGGCTCCGACGCCCTGCTGACCGAGCTGACGGGGAACCTGCAGACCCTCCAGACGCTGAGTTCGTTGCAGACGTCGAACGCCGTGATGGTCCGCGAGGCGGGCAGCGGGAGCCAGACCTCACCGAACCCCCGCCGCAACGGCCTGCTCGGGTTGGGGCTCGGCCTGATCCTCGGAGTCGGCCTGGCGTTCCTGCGCGAGTCGCTCGACAACCGCGTCCGCAGCGCCGAGGAGATCAGCGACCGCCTCGGTCTGACCCTCCTGGCCCGTCTGCCCGAGCCACCCCGACGCATGCGCACCACCAATCGGCTCGTGATGATGGACGACCCGGGGAGCGTCCAGGCCGAGGCCTTCCGGATGCTGCGCACGAACCTCGACTTCGTGAACGCCGACCGGCGGGCTCGGACGATCGCCGTCACGAGCGCGGTCAACGACGAGGGCAAGTCGACCTCGGCCGCCAATCTGGCCGTCGTCCTCGCCCTTGCCGGGAGCCGCGTCATCCTCGTCGACCTCGACCTGCGGCGGCCGACCGTCCACCGGTTCTTCGGGCTGCCGGACCGTCCCGGCGTGACCGATGTCGCCGTCGAGGACCTGGACCTCAGCGAGGCGCTGGTCGACGTCCCGCTCGAGCTGGACGACCGGTCGAGCGCGGTGCCGCGCAACGGCGCCCCGGGTCACCGGCCCGGCCTGGCGGTGCTGCCGAGCGGGCCGATCCCCCGCGACGCCGGCGAACTGGCCGCGAGTCGTGCGCTCGGGTCGCTGCTCGCACGCCTCCGCGACCAGTGCGACGTCGTGATCATCGACACGCCGCCCCTGCTGAGGGTCGGAGACACGATGGCCCTGAGCGTCTACGTCGATGCCCTGGTGATCGTCGCGCGGATGAACGTGGTGTCGCGGCCGATGCTCGCGGAGGTCTCGCGGCTGTTGCGCCGCATGCGCGCGGTGAAGCTCGGGGTGGTCGTCACCGGCGCGCAGACCGGCGACGCGTACGGCGGCGCCTACTACGGCTACGGCCAGAAGGAGGCCCTCGCGGCCCCGCCCCGCGAGCGCTCGCCGCGATGA
- a CDS encoding glycosyltransferase, whose translation MRVAIVHDYLTQRGGAERVVLAIARAFPDAPIHTSLYDPDGTFPGFADLDVRPSAIDRLPGLRRHHRLAFPLLAPTFSRMRIDADVVICSSSGWAHGVSTTGGKLVYCYNPARWLYQAHQYSRRLSLTRLAGSLLGSPLRSWDRRAARSADAYVTISTVVQRRIEAAYGIRATILPPPPGLDARGPARPVPGLAPGFVLCVSRLLPYKNVDAVVRAFAGMPDERLAVVGDGPDRVRLRSLAGPNVDLLGSVDDATLRWLYANSRGVVAASYEDLGLTPIEAAAFGRPSAVLRWGGFLDTVEEGRTGVFFDRPDPEAIADGVRRILARQWATADLDDLCERHAPSAFERAMQGAALAVAGAPRAESRP comes from the coding sequence ATGAGGGTCGCGATCGTCCACGACTACCTGACGCAGCGCGGAGGCGCGGAACGCGTGGTGCTGGCGATCGCCCGGGCCTTCCCGGACGCCCCGATCCACACGTCCCTCTACGACCCGGACGGCACGTTCCCCGGGTTCGCCGATCTCGACGTGCGCCCGTCGGCGATCGACCGGCTGCCGGGGCTGCGACGCCACCACCGCCTCGCGTTCCCGTTGCTGGCGCCGACGTTCTCGCGGATGCGGATCGACGCCGACGTCGTGATCTGCAGCTCGAGCGGCTGGGCGCACGGCGTCAGCACCACCGGGGGCAAGCTCGTCTACTGCTACAACCCGGCCCGGTGGCTCTACCAGGCGCACCAGTACAGCCGGCGCCTGAGCCTCACGCGGCTCGCGGGATCGCTCCTCGGGTCGCCGCTGCGATCCTGGGACCGGCGGGCCGCCAGGTCCGCGGACGCGTACGTCACGATCTCCACCGTCGTCCAGCGGAGGATCGAGGCGGCCTACGGCATCAGGGCCACGATCCTGCCCCCTCCCCCGGGCCTCGACGCCAGGGGGCCGGCACGGCCCGTCCCCGGCCTCGCGCCGGGTTTCGTACTCTGCGTGTCGAGGTTGTTGCCCTACAAGAACGTGGATGCCGTCGTCCGTGCGTTCGCAGGGATGCCGGACGAGAGGCTGGCCGTCGTCGGGGACGGTCCCGATCGAGTTCGACTCCGCTCCCTCGCCGGTCCGAACGTCGACCTGCTCGGAAGCGTGGACGACGCCACTCTCCGGTGGCTCTACGCGAACAGCCGCGGTGTGGTCGCCGCGTCGTATGAAGATCTCGGCCTCACCCCCATCGAAGCGGCGGCATTCGGCCGCCCCTCCGCCGTCCTCCGCTGGGGCGGGTTCCTCGACACGGTCGAGGAGGGCCGGACGGGCGTCTTCTTCGATCGACCCGATCCGGAGGCGATCGCCGACGGAGTGCGACGCATCCTCGCCCGGCAGTGGGCCACCGCCGACCTCGACGACCTGTGCGAGCGTCACGCGCCCTCCGCGTTCGAGCGCGCGATGCAGGGTGCGGCGCTCGCGGTCGCCGGCGCCCCCCGAGCCGAATCGCGCCCGTGA
- a CDS encoding tyrosine-protein phosphatase produces MIDIHSHILPGLDDGARTMDDSVELARHAVRDGITAIVATPHVRHDYPTPPERMESAVDRVRAALDSEGVPLELWTGGEVALEQLMAMDARTMARFSLGGAGRYVLVEFPYDGWPLPLPSEIERLSGSGVTAVIAHPERNADVQARPERIGPLVEAGALIQLTAASVDRRLGRRAATAARRLLDLGLAHVIASDAHMPGVRAVGMAAAAEAVGDPAVARWMTHDVPAAIVAGEGIPSRPSTPRRRRGLWR; encoded by the coding sequence TTGATCGACATCCACAGCCACATACTCCCGGGACTCGACGACGGGGCGCGCACCATGGACGACAGCGTCGAGCTCGCGCGTCACGCCGTACGTGACGGGATCACGGCGATCGTAGCGACGCCTCACGTCCGGCACGACTACCCGACACCCCCCGAACGTATGGAATCCGCGGTCGATCGGGTGCGGGCGGCGCTCGACTCCGAGGGGGTGCCGCTGGAACTGTGGACGGGTGGCGAGGTCGCCCTCGAGCAGCTGATGGCGATGGACGCCCGGACGATGGCGCGCTTCAGCCTCGGGGGGGCGGGACGCTACGTCCTGGTCGAGTTCCCGTACGACGGATGGCCGCTCCCACTGCCGTCCGAGATCGAGCGCCTGAGCGGGAGCGGCGTGACCGCGGTCATCGCCCACCCGGAGCGCAACGCCGACGTTCAGGCGCGCCCGGAGCGGATCGGCCCTCTCGTCGAGGCGGGAGCCCTCATCCAGTTGACCGCCGCGTCCGTCGACCGGCGGCTGGGGCGCCGTGCGGCGACCGCCGCGCGGCGGCTGCTCGACCTCGGCCTCGCACATGTGATCGCCAGCGACGCCCACATGCCCGGGGTGCGCGCCGTCGGTATGGCCGCCGCGGCCGAGGCCGTGGGGGACCCCGCCGTCGCTCGATGGATGACACACGACGTGCCCGCCGCGATCGTCGCCGGGGAAGGCATCCCCTCCCGTCCGTCCACGCCGCGACGCCGGCGGGGACTCTGGCGCTAG
- a CDS encoding tetratricopeptide repeat protein: MTGSPTLVSEAESSASASDRTRSVALLVASTAPLVVALVLSYRDGGYFTTSWGGAAIVVLALVAAVAVAVRTSAGGPLGWVAAGGWVAFAVWQGLSGLWSDEPAASTAAMGLTLLYAASFILVLLSSRGATTLRRLVELSMLVVVPVTVSALGARLVPAIFAEEQHGRLSTPISYWNNLGLLFAFGFVVAVGIAADGTRRWPLRAAAAATIPMFPLGILFAQSRGALVALVVGAAVLVALTRGRIATSWMLAAAAATSIPLLVHANAQESLTIGRVLQEPHDAEGRRVVVVLLIGAAACALASLVVVRLGDAVAPGRRRLVVGGALVTTLVVVAAAALIARPPDGGPTAWADRQFESFKRYDPRARDSATTVADRLAVAAGSGRWQNWAVAADQFAASPVAGTGAGDYRFRWAAERDIDVNVRNAHSLYLEVLGESGLIGLLLLLTPVAAVATGTGLALRRGPPAALARDLGIAAAAGSAVLVHLAGDWAWQMPAVVLPAVVLGAAALAAATTDASAARVLPRPVAWSMAAVALAALLVVAGVVGGAERLDEARSQAARGDLATALESARRAQDLDPQGPAAIQLEANIRADLGQADESDAAFARAVGASPHDWTILADWASALLRRGDVIAARPLVRRAIRLNPREPRLTLLRRDVGL, encoded by the coding sequence GTGACCGGCTCCCCCACGCTCGTCAGCGAGGCCGAGTCCTCGGCATCCGCGAGCGATCGCACCCGGTCCGTCGCCCTGCTGGTCGCGAGCACCGCGCCGCTGGTCGTGGCCCTCGTCCTGTCGTATCGCGACGGCGGCTACTTCACGACGTCGTGGGGTGGCGCCGCCATCGTCGTGCTCGCGCTGGTCGCCGCAGTCGCGGTCGCCGTCCGGACGTCGGCGGGGGGCCCTCTCGGGTGGGTCGCCGCGGGCGGGTGGGTGGCCTTCGCGGTCTGGCAGGGACTCTCGGGGCTCTGGTCCGACGAACCGGCGGCGAGCACCGCGGCGATGGGTCTGACGCTGCTCTACGCGGCGTCCTTCATCCTCGTGCTCCTCTCCTCCCGCGGCGCGACGACCCTACGCAGACTGGTCGAGCTGAGCATGCTCGTCGTCGTCCCGGTGACGGTCAGCGCCCTCGGCGCACGTCTCGTCCCCGCGATCTTCGCAGAGGAACAGCACGGACGGTTGTCGACGCCGATCTCGTACTGGAACAACCTGGGCCTGCTGTTCGCGTTCGGCTTCGTCGTCGCCGTCGGGATCGCGGCCGACGGGACCCGCCGGTGGCCGCTGCGGGCCGCCGCGGCGGCCACGATCCCGATGTTCCCGCTCGGCATCCTCTTCGCCCAGTCGCGTGGCGCGCTCGTCGCCCTCGTGGTCGGCGCCGCCGTGCTCGTGGCCCTGACACGCGGGAGGATCGCGACCTCCTGGATGCTCGCCGCCGCGGCCGCCACGTCGATCCCCCTGCTGGTCCACGCCAACGCCCAGGAGTCGCTGACGATCGGGCGCGTGCTGCAGGAACCCCACGACGCCGAGGGACGGCGCGTCGTCGTCGTCCTCCTGATCGGCGCGGCTGCATGCGCCCTCGCCTCCCTGGTCGTCGTGCGCCTGGGTGACGCCGTCGCCCCGGGCCGTCGTCGACTCGTCGTCGGTGGGGCGCTCGTGACCACCCTGGTCGTCGTCGCAGCGGCGGCGCTGATCGCCCGCCCACCCGACGGCGGACCCACGGCCTGGGCCGACCGGCAGTTCGAGTCGTTCAAGCGCTACGACCCGCGTGCCCGGGACAGCGCGACCACCGTCGCCGACCGACTCGCGGTGGCCGCCGGCTCGGGCCGATGGCAGAACTGGGCCGTCGCGGCCGACCAGTTCGCGGCGTCGCCCGTCGCGGGCACGGGAGCGGGGGACTACCGCTTCCGCTGGGCCGCCGAGCGCGACATCGACGTCAACGTGCGCAACGCGCACTCGCTGTACCTGGAGGTGCTGGGCGAATCCGGCCTGATCGGCCTGCTGCTGCTGCTCACGCCGGTCGCCGCCGTGGCGACCGGGACGGGCCTCGCCCTCCGCCGCGGCCCTCCCGCCGCGCTGGCCCGCGACCTAGGCATCGCCGCGGCGGCCGGGTCCGCCGTGCTCGTCCACCTCGCCGGCGACTGGGCGTGGCAGATGCCGGCCGTCGTGCTCCCCGCCGTCGTGCTCGGCGCGGCGGCGCTCGCGGCGGCGACCACCGACGCGTCCGCGGCGCGCGTGCTCCCCCGTCCCGTCGCCTGGTCGATGGCGGCGGTCGCCCTGGCCGCCCTCCTCGTCGTCGCCGGAGTCGTCGGTGGCGCGGAACGTCTCGACGAGGCGCGGTCCCAGGCCGCGCGGGGCGATCTGGCGACGGCGCTGGAGTCGGCACGCCGGGCCCAGGACCTCGACCCCCAGGGGCCTGCGGCGATCCAGCTCGAGGCGAACATCAGGGCCGACCTGGGTCAGGCCGATGAGTCGGACGCGGCTTTCGCGCGAGCGGTCGGCGCGTCACCCCACGACTGGACGATCCTGGCGGACTGGGCGTCGGCCCTGCTCCGACGGGGCGACGTGATCGCCGCCCGGCCCCTCGTCCGCCGCGCCATCCGGCTGAACCCGCGCGAACCGCGGTTGACGCTGCTGCGGCGGGACGTGGGCCTGTGA